The following are encoded together in the Glycine max cultivar Williams 82 chromosome 8, Glycine_max_v4.0, whole genome shotgun sequence genome:
- the LOC100818669 gene encoding protein TIC 20, chloroplastic has protein sequence MIQNGCIVSQGCAPLNSRSRNHVIPSTSVFRCASRMPPKVAVSNIRSFWGHNLEFQSLLPRGMTLSNTFTASSLRVSEGQNFLFRVLPLLPHLRKSNMVPRASKDVPTSFRYPPMTKKPQWWWRSLACLPYLMPLHETWMYAETAYNLHPFLECFEFYTYPFLMAIGSLPSWFLMAYFFVAYLGIVRRKEWPHFFRFHVVMGMLLEIALQVIGTVSRWMPLSLYWGKLGMHFWTAVSFGYLFTVLESIRCALVGMYADIPFICDAAYIQIPYD, from the exons ATGATTCAAAATGGTTGCATTGTATCCCAAGGGTGTGCCCCTCTGAATTCTAGGTCACGCAACCATGTCATACCTAGTACCTCTGTCTTTCGTTGCGCTTCTCGAATGCCTCCCAAGGTTGCCGTCTCTAACATCCGGAGCTTTTGGGGACATAATTTGGAATTTCAATCCTTGTTGCCAAGAG GAATGACATTGTCAAACACGTTCACTGCATCAAGCCTACGTGTAAGTGAGGGTCAAAATTTTCTCTTTCGTGTTCTCCCTCTGTTACCCCATTTGCGCAAGTCTAATATGGTCCCTCGGGCATCAAAGGATGTCCCAACTAGCTTTCGTTATCCTCCAATGACCAAGAAACCGCAATGGTGGTGGAGATCATTAGCATGCCTCCCATACCTCATGCCTCTCCATGAGACATGGATGTATGCCGAGACGGCATACAATCTTCACCCGTTTTTGGAATGCTTTGAATTCTATACGTACCCTTTTCTTATGGCAATTGGGAGCCTGCCTAGCTGGTTTCTTATGGCATACTTCTTTGTTGCATATCTTGGAATCGTGAGGAGAAAAGAGTGGCCTCATTTCTTCAGATTTCATGTTGTGATGGGAATGTTATTGGAGATTGCCCTGCAGGTTATAGGGACTGTGAGCCGTTGGATGCCACTATCACTCTACTGGGGTAAACTGGGAATGCATTTCTGGACTGCCGTATCATTTGGTTATCTCTTTACTGTCTTGGAGAGCATAAGGTGCGCTCTTGTTGGTATGTATGCTGACATTCCTTTCATCTGTGATGCAGCATATATCCAAATTCCATATGATTAA